The following proteins are encoded in a genomic region of Triticum dicoccoides isolate Atlit2015 ecotype Zavitan chromosome 1B, WEW_v2.0, whole genome shotgun sequence:
- the LOC119320419 gene encoding E3 ubiquitin-protein ligase WAV3-like, whose translation MESNSSTCAICNGDMRRGGGGGSGFTADCSHQFHYRCVSGSLASSRQACPLCSARCRDLPSFRSSKSSTPSQPPLASRAPAQPFFRPMEPRVFDDDDPVVRAPRPLGDRHHGTASATSSGSLAVALSTHCEYSSLARDASHENFAVLVHARAPGTGGAATGGAPPRARAPIDLVTVLDVSGSMVGSKLALLKQAMGFVVDSLGPADRLCVVSFSSGASRLMRLARMSESDGGKDLAKRAVQSLAAGGGTNIGAALLKAAKVLDDRLRRNAVASVILLSDGQDTYTVPKRGRDANYDALVPPSFMYTGAGDRSAPVHTFGFGTDHDAAAMHTIAEATGGTFSFIENEADIQDAFAQCIGGLLSVAVQELRVDIACPQSGVRVRSVNSGHYRSHINVDGRSASIDVGELYADEERRFLLLMDVPRARSTTDVTHVMQVSCAYRDMMTGRPTNVDGEDAVVLRPSRALSLERSAEVERERVRLAATDGIAAARAAAERGAHEEAAEILQSGQRAVARSAAARAGDSMCVELSRDLQEMSARVADRRRYELSGRAYMLAGLSSHAQQRATSRQMSGASETTRRRAEAALGTTVISTTGATASYSYVTPAMMDMLDRSRRSREMTALSQQRSKERRRSAHY comes from the coding sequence ATGGAGAGCAACAGCAGCACCTGCGCCATCTGCAATGGCGACATGCgccgtggcggcggtggcggcagcggctTCACGGCCGACTGCTCCCACCAGTTCCACTACCGCTGCGTCTCCGGGAGCCTCGCCAGCAGCCGCCAAGCCTGCCCGCTGTGCAGCGCGCGGTGCCGCGACCTGCCGTCCTTCCGCTCCTCCAAGAGCTCCACGCCGTCACAGCCGCCGCTCGCGTCGCGCGCGCCGGCACAACCGTTCTTCCGGCCCATGGAGCCACGCGTCTTCGACGACGACGACCCGGTGGTCCGGGCGCCTCGGCCTCTCGGCGACCGGCACCATGGTACCGCGAGTGCGACGTCCAGCGGGTCTTTAGCGGTGGCGCTCAGCACGCACTGCGAGTACTCGTCCCTGGCACGGGACGCGTCACACGAGAACTTCGCCGTGCTCGTGCACGCCAGGGCTCCGGGAACTGGTGGCGCCGCCACCGGCGGGGCGCCGCCGCGCGCGAGGGCGCCGATCGACCTGGTGACCGTGCTCGACGTGAGCGGCAGCATGGTAGGGAGCAAGCTGGCGCTGCTGAAGCAGGCCATGGGTTTCGTCGTCGACAGCCTCGGCCCCGCGGACCGCCTCTGCGTCGTGTCCTTCTCGTCCGGCGCCAGCCGCCTGATGCGGCTCGCGCGCATGTCGGAATCGGACGGCGGGAAGGACCTGGCGAAGCGCGCCGTGCAGTCCCTCGCGGCGGGCGGCGGCACCAACATCGGGGCCGCCCTTCTCAAGGCCGCCAAGGTGCTGGACGACCGCCTCCGCAGGAACGCCGTCGCGAGCGTGATACTTCTGTCGGACGGGCAGGACACGTACACCGTGCCCAAGCGCGGCCGTGACGCCAACTACGACGCGCTCGTGCCGCCTTCCTTCATGTACACCGGCGCCGGCGACCGGTCCGCGCCTGTCCACACGTTTGGGTTCGGCACCGACCACGACGCAGCGGCGATGCACACCATCGCCGAGGCCACGGGCGGCACGTTCTCGTTCATCGAGAACGAGGCGGACATCCAGGACGCATTCGCGCAATGCATCGGGGGGCTCCTCTCCGTCGCCGTGCAGGAATTGCGCGTTGACATCGCGTGCCCGCAATCGGGGGTGCGCGTCCGGTCGGTCAACTCTGGCCACTACAGGAGCCACATCAACGTGGACGGCCGCTCCGCCTCCATCGACGTCGGCGAGCTGTACGCCGACGAGGAGAGGCGCTTCTTGCTGCTCATGGACGTGCCGAGGGCCCGATCCACCACGGATGTCACCCACGTGATGCAAGTCAGCTGCGCTTACCGAGACATGATGACTGGACGGCCAACGAACGTGGACGGCGAGGACGCGGTGGTGCTGAGGCCCTCGCGGGCGTTGAGCCTGGAGCGCTCCGCGGAGGTCGAGCGGGAGCGCGTCCGGTTGGCGGCGACGGACGGCATCGCTGCGGCTCGTGCGGCGGCAGAGCGGGGCGCTCACGAGGAGGCGGCCGAGATACTCCAGAGCGGGCAGCGAGCCGTGGCGCGCTCGGCGGCCGCACGAGCGGGGGACTCGATGTGCGTAGAGTTGTCCCGGGATCTGCAGGAGATGAGCGCCCGCGTGGCGGACCGGCGGCGGTACGAGCTGTCCGGGCGTGCGTACATGCTGGCAGGGCTGAGCTCGCACGCGCAGCAGCGCGCGACGTCGCGGCAGATGTCTGGCGCCAGCGAGACGACGCGCCGCAGGGCAGAGGCGGCCCTTGGCACGACGGTAATATCCACGACGGGCGCCACGGCGTCGTACTCGTACGTGACACCGGCGATGATGGACATGCTGGACCGATCGCGGAGATCGCGGGAAATGACGGCGCTGTCGCAGCAGAGGAGTAAGGAGCGGCGAAGGAGCGCACACTACTGA